In Luteolibacter arcticus, the genomic stretch TTCGAACCAACATAAGCTTACGCTAGCAGATTTACAGTCTTGCGAATTGGAGGTCCAAGGAAGTGTTTCAGGACGTTTCAGAAAGATTCAGGTAGTTGCATGAGGGATTGTAGGTCATACCGAAGTTCCCTAGCTTTTAGACTTCCATGAAGGGTTGATTTGGTGAAGTCTTCCGGATGGCCCGCAAGCTACCTGCCCTTGGAAAGGAACTCGTCGACCGGATTGAAGAGGCTTGGCAACAGCCCCAGGCCGACTGGGCGCGCAAGCGCCTGCTCGTCGTGCGCCTCATCGCGCTTCACCAATCAAGCGTCGCTGAGATCATGACGATTGCCGGTGTGTGCCGGCAGACGGTTTTCACCTACCGCGACAAGGTCGTGGCCGAAGGCGTCGAAGGCCTGCTCAAGCGCGACTGGGCCGGTGCCCGCACGCCGGCCGTCCACGGCGCGGTGGAAGACGAGTTCAAGGCCAAGCTTGAAGCCGGGGATTTCCGCCAGGCCCGCGACGCCCAGAAGTGGATCGCCAAACGGACCCGCAAGCAGCTCACCGAAAGCGGCGTGCGCAAGCTCATCCACCGTCTCGGAGGCAAGCTCAAGGTCCCGCGCAAGAGCCATCGCAAGAAGGACCAGGCCGCCTCGGACGCCTTCAAGGCGGAGCTGCCCGGGAGGCTCGCGGCAGTGGTGGGGGAGCGTCCGGACAAGACGGTGCGGCTGTGGGTGCTCGACGAGCACCGCTACGGCCTGTTGCCGGTGATTCGCCGCGTGTGGTCGCGGCGCGGGGTGCGGGTGCACGCGCCGTATGCCACGACCTACAAGTGGGGCTACCTGCACGAGGCGCTGGAGATCGACGGCGCCAACGATGCGCAACTGCTCTTCACCCCGGCCATCAACCAGGACATCCATGCGCTGTTTCTCAAGCAGATCGCATGCAGCGACCCAGATTCGCTCCACGTCATCATCCAGGACCAGGCCGGCTTTCATCTCCGCGCGGAGGATCCGCGGTTGCCAGCCAATGTCCGGTTGCTGCCGTTGCCGCCCTACTGCCCCGAGCTCAATCCGGTGGAAGGCTTCGGCCGGTTGCTGAAAGCCCCCACGGCCAACCGGCTCTACTCCAACCTCAGGCAACTGGAAGACCATCTCATCGCCGTGGCGCGATACTGGACCAAGCCCGGGCAGGTCCGCTCACTCATCCACGGCTGGATGCGGGAACAAACAAACGCTGGCGCTCCACTATAAAGTCTAATTCCTAGAGGGATTTGGTATTATCTGCGGGAGGACCGTGCAAGGGAACTTCGTCGCGCTCACTTCCCGTAGATGCGGAATTTCCTGAAGGAGCAGCCGCCATCATTGCCGGGTTCTCCGTGGTCGTCGGCTTCGAAGACATGCATCTTCCCGAGACGGACTTTGTTCGGTTCACCTGGGAATTTGTCGCGCGGGAAGGTTGCAACAGTCTGCCAAGGGCCTGCGTCGTTGCGGGCTTCGGCAATCACTTGTCCGGGGTCGATGCGGAGACGCAAGGCGACGGAATCCGCGGGTTGCCACTTCGGGCCTTTCACTTCTCCCGCTACGGTGGACTCGACATTGAAACGGGCATCAGGAATCCGGACATTGATGCGGAGTTGCTGGCCACCGGGCCAGACGAGGAACAGCCCCGGGCCCCAGGTCTGGCCTTGGTCGCCCTCGATGGACAGGCGACATTCGACCGCTGTGGTTCCCGCAGGCAGAACACGCTCGGCCACGGTGCACACATTGTCTGCGGCTGAGATCACCAAGGCTCCGTCCGCTGAAACAATGGAGGTTCCCGGATGCTTTGAAGTGATTACGTTCCAGTCCTTGGAAAGCGGCTTGGAAAAGCCCTCTTCCATCAGGATCCTCCGGCCGGGAAGCTTGTCATTGTAAAGGATGGGCGCGGCTTTGGCGATTGCGGGGGCTGGGCCGATCTCATCGATGGCCAAGTCATCGATGGCGATGAAGTCGGTGCCGCCATCGCGGAACAGGCTAAGGAAGCTGCCGGGGTCATTGCCGGTGGGGAACGTTCCCTCGATCTTGCCGATACCGTTGGCAGGAAGGTTGGGAAACTGAAGATTCAAGACGGTCTTGCCCTTGCTTTCTGCGGTCAAGTGGCCCGCACCCATCGTCAGGCATTTCAGGCGATAGAGGGTATTCGGCTTGAAGCGGATGGTGGAGGGCAGCGTGCGGCCGACCCGACCGCCGTCCCGGCTCTTGAGAGAGAATTTCCCGCTGATGGTGTCCGAGGTGTGAGGCTTGTTGGTTTCGGAGAGGTGCGTGCGCTCGCCGGGGCAGCAGGTGAAGGGGCCGTAGCCACCGAAAGTCACCTGTTCGAAGTCCTCCCAGAAAAAGTGTTTTGCCGCCTCGGGCGAACGGGCGGAAAGAGCCACCCGGACATCGTCGAATTCCACCGTGGTTCCGGGTTGCCCCATTGCCGCCTTCAACTGCAAGCGCGCCGATGAGTGACCGGCTGGAACATCGAACACCACTTGCACCCGCTGGTAATAGGTGCCGCTGCGTGCGTCATTCGGCGCGGAGTGCACCACGTTCGTTCGGTCCACGAAGTTGGTTGCCTTCTTGCCGCCGCATTCGACCTCGATCGAGGCGGTCCGCTTGCCTTTCACCTGGACCCAGGCGCTGGCGGCGTAAGATCTCCCGGGCTGGAGATCGATGAGGGTTTGGGAAACTTCAGACGCAGCTTCGCCAGTGAGGGTGAGATAGCGGTTGCCCACGCCATCCTTCGCGACATTGGCAGCGGCGGTGGGCGAGGGATTCCATTCGTCCAGTTTACCGCTGTCGAAGCCAGGGTTCCTGACAAACGAGCCTTCGCCGAATGCCGGCAGTGCTTGCGCAGGAGCCTGTGCCGGATAGATCACGTAGGGCGTGTTCTTGATGGCCGTAAGCGTCACCCGACCATCCGTCACAGGCAGCCGGGTTTCCTCGGTGCGGCCGAGATCCGTCAGTTGATAGAGAAAGACCTCCTGGCGGTCTTTCCATGTAGGTGGCAGCTCCCAAGTTTGCGCGGTGCCAACTTCATCCCAGACATAAATCTTCCCTTCGCCCTCCGGGTCCCATGGAACGAACAAGCGGCTGTTGGCTCCAGCTCCCGTCCACGTCATCACCACGCGGTTGTTCCGGGTGACGGTGATCGCTTCGCCCTCTGCTGTCACTTTCACTCCGTCGCTGAAGCGGGCTTCCTTGCCGGGAGTCCACGCTTGCAGTTCGAAGTGCTGGAGATACTTCGCCGGCAGGTGACGGGAGAAGGTTCCGGTGATGAAATTATTGAAGCTGTGTTGCCCCTGCCAGCCCATGAAGGTGTCGGAGTCGGCGCGACCGCCGCGCAGGATCGGATCGTTGGCGGAAATGTCGCGGTCCGAGAACCAGAGGAAGCGCATGACCTGGCTATCGAAGTTCCCGCGCCAGTGCGCCCAGATGCTCCAAGGGTCGAGGGCGCTGTCGCCTTCAGTGGCGAAGGGGAGCTTCAGTGCTGCGAACTTCCTGGCGATCTGGGCAGCAGGCCAGCCATTCTCCCAATAGGTGTCGAGGTAGACGTAACCCAGGTTGGGCAGATCCTTTTTCATCTGCTCCAGCGAGGCAAACAACTGGCCGCTGCGTGTGTCCTTCACCTTGTCGATCATGTGGCCGTGATCCAGCCAGACCCACCCTTCCTTGAGTTCTCCCTTTTCATTCCGCTGCAGGATTTCCGGTCGGTAGCGCAGGGCTTCCGGATAAGCTTCGCTGGCATTGATGTGAATGCCCACGCGCGCGTTGTAATGGGCGGCATTGTCCAGCAGCGTGTTGAAATCCTTCAGCCCGCCGGCACGTTCGTTGTAGTGCCCGCTGTAGTCTGTGTTCGCGCTGTCGTGACCTTCGGATGAGAAACCCTTGATGGTCACCTGCTGTCCGATGTTGTCGGTGGCGAGCGAGCACTTCTTGATCTCATCGAGGATCTTCAGGAACGGCTGCTGGGCACCGCTGGCGAAGTTCATCGCGATGTTTTCGCCGACTGTGGATTTCACCCGTTCGTGGCCGAAGGGCATCGGCATCGTGCGGCGATATACCAAGGCCGCGTCCTGCCAGTCGGCCTTCCCGTCGCTGTTGATGTCAGAGGTGACGATCACCGATACCACCGGCAGGGCAGGGGGCTCGTCGTCAAAGCTGCGAAGCTGCCACACCGGAGTCCGGGCGGCACAGGATTTGATCCCGTCCTTTTCACTGATGAGGCGCGTCGTGCGGGCGACATCCTCGTCATTGGTGCTTGTGATGGCGCTCGCCAGCTTCCCCCCGGAGAGGAACAGGTAGTTGCCGGAATCGGTACCCGGCACGGCATCCTTCAGCGGGCCGACGTACTCGCGGAAGGTGGTTTTGTAGTTGTCGTGGGTGTTGGTGCAGTGGGTGAAAGCGAGGGCGGCGTCAGCCTGCCGGGTGTCCACCGTCAGCATCGCGTTACCGGGAAACGCCAGGGTGTGGATTTTGACCGTTCCGGTTTCCTTCGGGTTCGACACCGTCCATGTGACCGTGTTCGCGCCCACTTCCACATGCAGCATGAGCGAAACGCGCGACTCCGTGAAATTCAGGTGGTAGTCCGCCGAACCCGCCGCCTGCTTCCTGAAGGAGACCTTGCAGTCGGCGGGCTTGCCATTGAGTTCGATCGCTGACACCGGCGTGGCCTGCCCGTCGACGGTCTCACCGCTTGGCTTGTGGAGATACTTGACGGTCCGCGGAAACTCCGGATCCACAAGCACCGACAAGGTCTCGCTTTCCAAGCGGACGGGATCCTTCGGAGGAATGGCAGCATGGGACCGGGCGATAGCCACGACCACGATCAGAATGGCCGGCGATGGTAGGGAAGCAAAGCTCATGGGAATATGGGGAGGGAGTTTCAAGTCCGGGGGTCTCTTACGAGTCTTCGGAAGTATGATGGTGGTGATCAGTTGGATTTCGCGACCACCTCTCCGTTGAGATAGAGGACCCGGCTCTGCGTTTTGAAATCGATGGTGGCCGCCACGAAATACCACTGGTTGGGCTGTAGGTTGGCAGCAAAGCTGAGCGCATTGCCATTGACCGACCACCTCAGTGAGTTGCCGGGGTAGGTGTCGAACAGGTAGCCCGTGGCGATGCCGACCGGGGACTTGTCGATCAGCCGCATGCTGGCCCCCGGGAAGGCGGTCGGCCGGACCCAAGCGGTGAGAGTGAGTCCAGTCTTGCCGAGCTGGGCATCCGCGTGGGGGATCTCGACCCAGGATTTGCCTGTTAGACTGAACGACTGCCCCGGCATGTCCACAGCCGTGGCGACCTTGGCATCGCCGGTCAGTTTCGCTTGAGTGGCGTTAATGCCGGCGGGTGTCCCATCCAGAGCCAGCAGTGTTCCGGGGATTTGGGTCCACGTTTCACTGGTCTTGTCGGCGAGGGCGGCGACTTCCTTGTCTGTCAAGGCATGGTCGATCATGAGGATTCTTGCCATGTCCCCCTGGAAATTGCTTTGGCCGTCGAGGTCGGATCCGATTCGAAGAGGCAGGGTATTGGGAACGATGGTGGAACTATCCATCACCAGCGGTCGGGCGGAGTTGGCAGGTTCGGCCGGGAGCTGATCCGGCTTCTCGAGAGTGGCTTCCAGCGTCTCTCCTTTTTTCAGCAACACCTCGAAATTAGGGCCGATCTTTTGGACGCCCTTGACCGTCCACTTGGGAGTGCGGCCGTCGAAGCTGTCGCGAATGCGAACGATGCCGCTGCTGCCCGCCACGATCTTGAACCAGACGGTGGCGTTGTTCTCGCGTCTTGCCGAAATCCGATGTCCGCCCTCGGCTCTCAGGTCATCGAAGGTGACATCATGCCAGCGCCACGGCACTGCGGGAAAAAGCCGGATGACCTCGCTGTCGCGTTTGCCCGGCGTCGGGCTCCAGCTTTGCAGAAGCATTTCCTGCGCGGCTTGGAGGGCGGCGAAATTTCCCTCCAGCGTGAAGGGTCGATAGGTCATGCCAGAGTAACCCCGGCCGGATTGGTCGCCATTGACGTGGAAACCATTGCGCGAAACGAATGCCTGCGTGAATACGTCGAGATGACGGACCGCCTCTTCTCCGTCGCCGATGCGCGCGCGCAGGCAGCTCATCCATGCCCACGAGTAGCCGCACCATTCGCTGGTGCCGAGTTTATCCCACGACGCGAGGGTCGTCTTGATGCGTGTCTCGTCCGTGGTGCCTCCCTCGGGCGAGATCAGGTTGAAAGGATAGATGCCGATGAGATTGGACAAATGACGATGGCTTTCGCGTAGCGGCGTGACCGCATCGAGCAGCAGTTCACCATCCGGTGCGGCGTGAAAATCGCCGAGCTTTGCGGCCAGTTGCGCCCATTTTTGGGCATCGCCGGTCTTGTTCTGCGCATCGGCCATTTCCTGTAGCGAGAGGAACAGCATCTTCATGCACATCAGGTCATAGTTGCTATTGGGCTTCAGCCAGGAGCGGGGACTGTTGTTGAAGATCTCGGGGGACGACGAACGAGCCAGAACGAGCATGCCCTTTTCATCGGGCTTGAGCAATTCCGCGAGACACTGGCCGACTTCGCTGCACCACGGATAGGCACGGTTCTTCAAGAACGTGGCATCGGCGGTGTAGCGCCAGTGGAGGTAGAAAAGATGAGCGTTCCATGCGCTCATGGTCGGGGACATGGCATACTGTCCCCAGCCGCCGAGCGGCTGGCCGGCCAGCGACATCACGCCGGGTGAGGACAGCCCGCCGGTGCCGTAGAAATCGCGGGCGAACTGCCGGAACGTCGGCGTCAATTTCCACAGGAAGTCCAGGTAGGACTCGCCCGCCTCGAAGTTGCCAGCCTCCTGATACGCGATGTAAGTCATCTGGGTATTGAGGTCGTTGTGGTAGTCGCCCTTCCACGGTGGCAGCCCGCCGTTGTCCGCGGTCCACACGCCCTGCAGGGGGATGGGCGGAGCCGCCTTCCGCGAGCCCGCTCCATAGAGGTAGCGAGCGAACCGGTAGTAGCGCTGGATGTGGGCCTCCGGAACTTGAATGGAAGATTGGCCCCAAAAGTCCTGCCACCAAGCGGCATGCGGAGCCAGCGTGTCCGCATAGCCCTGTGCAAGTGCCTTGGTGCAGCGGGCCTTGGCCAGGGCCAACAGATCACCTCCGGAGGGAGTGTCATTGGTGGACGTCACCGCGATCGCCAGCAACGTCTCGTCGTTAACGCGTTGGGTGGCCACGCAGGCGCAATACTTGAAGCCGGCATCGGCCTCCTGCACGTACCATTGCATTCCATTCGACTGTCCGCGCGCGGCCGGTGGATACCCGAGTGCCGCGACTGCGCCGCCACTGCTGGGCCCCGCATTGCCGCGTTCCTTGCCGGCTCCCGCTGGAATCAGGTCCACTGCCTGAATCGGCTTCCCGGGAATCCGCATCATGGCCACCGACTGTGCCGCGCTGAAGAATGCCCGGGCTTCCGGGCCATCCTTGAAATGTGCGAGACCTTCGGCGGATGCCAGATTGAGTTCGAAGGATTTGATGGTTTGCGACGGATCAAGCGTGAGCTCCAACCGCCCGGCCGGCAACTTGGTGGGGGTGATGCCATTGTAGTAGGCGTTCCAAGGATCCCCTCCATCCTTGAGGCTGTTCCAAGGGTGCTTCTTCCACCACTCCTTTTCGCCCGTGGTGCGCTCGTCCCACAAGTCACCGCGGTCAAGTGAGAGACGCAGCGTGCTGCCTTCCCCCCATAGCAGCCCGCCCATCATCCCGTTCCCCAGTGGGATCGCCTCGTCCCAGGATTTGATCGGGGCGTTTAGCCGCAGGTTCTCCGAAGCATGCGGCGGCGGACTGTCAGGAGCAGCCGAGAACGCCGCTTGGCAGACCATGGCACCCAGCAGGGGAATGATCAGGAACAGTGTGGGGCGGGCGGATGGATTCATCGATCGTTGATTGAGAGTCGCCGGGATGGGCATCAAGGAGTGCCGCTCAATTCACCAGCAGATGAATGACATGCAATGCGGTGCGATCTTTCGCGTCGGCGGTGGTGCGCACCACGATGCGATGTTTGGCGGGTATCAAGCCGTCCACCAACATGACCGGCCACGGCAGATGAAGTCCCGCGCTCCAAGCCGACCAAGTTTCAAATTTCCGGAACGCCCCACCGTCCACGCTGAATTCCAAAACGCAGGTGTCATATCCCGCCGCCAAGAACAGGCCGAATGCCGACCCATCAAAATCACAAGTGAACTCGGAACCGGGTTCGGAGGCCACCAACGCGGGCACGTCCACAAAGCCGTCACGGGTATTGCCTTTGGCCGGCCGCCACTTGGGGTCGAGGGTGAATCCTTTGCCGAGTTTGGCGTCCTCCAGTTTGGCGTAGCGACCCTTGGCGTAGCTGGCGCTATCCAGCGGTTTCCCGGGCGTGGTGTGTGGCTTGGGCACGCCAGTGGTAGCATAGCCCGCGTCCAGCATGCGCATCATGCTGTTGGAGTACAGTCGCTGTCCGAAGGGTGGTGGATGTACCTCACCTTTGAAATCACGGGCCCACGTCAACTCGCCGACCTTGATCCGGGCGGCGCATTCCTTGGCCAGATCCAACGACGGACAGCCGTAATACGCCGCCACTTTTTCATGCTGTCGGATGGCTTCCGGCACCTTGCCCGCCGAATAGTCGCTGAGCGCTTCAGCCGAGGCGAAATGCATTTGCACGATGTCAGTCTGTGGATTGGCGGAGCGCGCATGGCGAACGACGCCCTCCATCGAGCGCAGCATCAACTCAGTCTTACCCTTGATGTTTCCTCCGTCATTGACCGCTGCCTCCACGAACAACAGATCCACGGGACCGTTTTTGAAAACGTCGGCTTCCAAGCGGAAGGCATGGCCATTGGAGCCCACCGACGGAATCCCCGCCGAGATGAACTCGAACTTGGTTTCAGTGAACTTCCTTTGCAGATAGTTCATCAGTTCGTCGCGCCAGCCGGGATTGAAGGTGATTGACCCACCCAGGAAGGCCACGCGTCCCGTTTTCCGGGTGTCAAACTGGGCCTTGCTGTTCGCCAGACCGTGACGCAATTGGAAATACCCGATGCGGGCCGGTTGCACGTCGGCGTGAGTCATCACGAAGCGGGCGGATGCGAAGGCCTCAGGAAACGGGAAATGATGGCCTTCGCAATCTTTGGATTCCTTTACCGCCACGACCTCCAGATCCCAGCCCATTTTTTGCAGGCGGCGCTTGGCCTCCAGGGTGTTTTGCTCGGGCGGCACCACACGGTCGGTCAGGCAGATCGTGTGACGCAGCGGGATCTTCGCCCGGGCGATAGCAGCCAGTTGATCGATCGGGTTGCCTCTGAAGGCCATGGCCGCCGCGTCATTCTTGAATCCATATCCCTGCATCACCTGCGGCCAACCTGTTACCTTGCTCGCCGGATGTTTGAGCGGCCAGCTTTTGAAATCCATCACCGGCACATCGCCCAGAATGCAGGCCACGCGTTCCGGGTGGCGCACCGCGTAGCGATAGGCATGCAGGCCGCCACGGCTGCTAGGCTCGAGGGCTGGCTTGGCCGCCAGTCCCCATTGGGAACGCACCTGGTCATAGAACTTGTCCATCAGGTCGAGGGAGGGTTCCGCGCCGAGCAGGTCCACCACATCCATGTAACCCAAGTGATAGCCACAGCGGACCAATTCCAGGTCCACCTCAAAGTGATAGCCGGGCCATGAGGTTCGCCAGAGCCACGGCTTGCCCGGCGCGGCCACGGCGGGCTCCACCACGTATGCCGCGTGTCCGCCAATCTGGAAGTTTTGTTGGGCGTAGCCATTCCATTGACCTTGCTGGACTGGCACTGGTGGCAGTGGCGCAGCGGATACAGCCGGAGCCGCCCAGGGCACCACGAAGCCGAGGGCGGCCAAAAGGATGGCGAATTGAGGAGCGGAGTTCATGGGCGCGTGGCTATTTAGAGGGGGAGTAACCTATTCTGCGGGGAAGTCGTGGGCGCGCAGCGGGGTGGTGGGTGATTGCGATGAATACGTGCACCCTTTCAGAATAATTCTCTCGGCGACAGGCAGCCGTGTGAATGGATGATCCTCGAATGCAGAGATGGCTCGGGTCCTTTGCCGAGTCATTCGGGATTTGGCGGCACCGCCCCGCGGCCGCGGAGCAACTGTTAGATCATCCGGTGCCGCTATTCGACGCCGCGGAAGTCGATCCGGGCAGGGGGCGTGCAGGTGGATTTCACCTGCTGGAGCAAGTCATCGTCCACGCGGCATCCGGTGCTGGCGGCCAGTCGTTTCGCCTGCAAGCCGAACCACAAGTCCGTCAAGTCGCGGGCACCTTCGCGGATGGAAGCATAGTCTTCATCGAGCGCAACCTCGACGAAAGTCAGGTTATCGAGAGCGAAGGCGACCTTGGCGGCTAACAGCCGCACCGTGCCCTCCTGCCGTAGTCCGGCGGGGAGAGCCAGGTAGAATGCCCACGCCTGCCCGTGTTCGCCGGCGTCATGGAGAGCGGTCAGGTATTCGAGCGCGAACGAGATGTCGGGGGTGCCGGCGGCCGTTGCGAGGTCCCAGGCATTCCGGTAGGATGATAGCGATTCCGCGGGGACCCCGCGCCGGACGGCCAGCGCGCCGAGGTTTCGCCAGGCCCAGGCCGAGGGTTGCAATCGGATGGACTCCTCCCAAGCCGCTGTCGCCCCCGCCTCGTCGCCGCCCTCGATTTTCATGATGCCCAGTTGCAACAGGGCAAACCAATGGCGGTTGGCGGGCGTTTCCAAGCTGCTCTCCAGCATGGCTAGCCATTCCGGCTGTATCATCCATTCGCCGGGCGGCGTGGCCGGCTCCTGGACAGGAAGCATTCCGGTCTCAAGCAAGTCCAGCCAGCGCTGCTGATCCATTCCCAGCGTGGATTCCGGAAATGAGAATGCTGCGGGAAAGCCAGGCTCGCCTCGGGCAAGCCGGCGCGTTAGCTCCAGTGCGGCCCACCCCGAGCCGTCGCTCAGAATTTCCAAAGGCGGGGAATCGACCCTTGCGGCGCAGATGGCCCCCATCTGGTCGAGGGCTTCAGGGTGGAGCTTCTTTTTGAGTGCCGCGTCCGCCGCCTGCCATGCGGCCGACCAGTCCGCACCATGAATTTTGACGGGATCGGCCTCGAGGTAACCGAACGCCTGGGTCCAATTCCACTCGCTGTGGGGCGGCATCGGCACCGTGTGCTGTTGAGTAGGAGCGAGTCCGGCCTGGATTTCGAGATAGCCCTGATGGGGAACAGAGAGGAACTCCTTCCAGCGGTTGCCACCCTGGTGCATGCCCCAGCAGAACAATTTCCTGATGTTCAGCGGTTGGGTCGAGGCTTCGGCGAAGCCGGTTCCGCGACCATCCAACGCGGCCTGCCACGGCATTTCCGCATTCTGGCATTGATAGAAGAACTCGTTGCTGAAGCCATGGTTCGTGGAATAGCTGGCATCCTTGTCGCCGACCGTCGGGAGCGCGGGCAGGTCACACTGGCCGTAAGCGATGTTGGCACCATCCCGGCCGTACTGGACATAAACCGAGTCGCTCGCCGGCGCGAGCACCCGCACGTCGGGGCTTTCGGGAACCGCGACATTGGTCCACCAATACATCGGCGTTTCCTCATGGCGCGGATTGATCACCCGGGTGCAAGCATAGAGGAATTGCGCGCCGGGCGGCAGATAGAAATCGATCTGCCACAGCAATCCCTTGCGGCGCTCGTAGTCGTAGAGGCGCAATCCCCGCTCACCGTCGAGGCCCGGAATCGCGGCGGCAAAGACCGGCACACAAGTGTGGAACGCATGGCCGAACTGCCCGATGTTCCACTCGATCCCCCCGGCGAACCAGGCGTCGCGCAGCGCGAGATTGGCGGGCTGGAAGACCGGGTTCTTGAACAGCAGTTCGCGCTGGGTCGGTTTATGGAAAAGCGAAATCAGGCGACCGCCCAGCTCCGGCAGAAACGTGGCCTTGAGGTGCTCGTTTTCGAGCACGATCGAACGGAAGTCCCGGATCGTTCGCTCGCGTCCGTAGCGGTCTTGCATCCGGTACGGTAGCACGCGGCGGCCGCAGTCTTTGCCAATCGTGGCCGCCAACTCGGGCGATAGCGATTCGCGCGCGGTGACGGGCATGTCGGCATCCCGGTCACAGAAGATGGCTTGCGGGTTTTCGCCGCCCAGAGACGCCGCCAACCAGAGATAGGGTTCGACCCGCAACGAGTTCGTTTCCCCCTTCGAGGATGGATTCCCATTCACGTGGTGCCGGGCTTCGGGGTGAAGCCCATCCATCGCATCCTGCGTGCCAGCGGCTATCTGCTGTGCCAAGGCGGTCGCAGGTGATTCCGTATTCATAAGTTCAGCGAGAGTTACATCCCGAAGGTCCCCGCCGCACCACAAACAGGTTTCGATTTCCGGGGTTTACCTTTCGTTTTTGGCACCCCCTCCCGAGCCTCGCCTCGCCGGAATGGCATCAATGGCTATTTCGCCGCCGGCTTTGCTCCTGCGAAGTGATCCTCGATTTCCTCCAGGGTTTTTCCTTTGGTTTCCGGCAGGAAGAAAGCCGCGGTGATGAAGTAGATCACCGTGCAGCCGCACCAGATGAAGAACATGGCGGAGAAGCCATGGTTGCCGACCACGGTGGGAAAAAAGAATGCGCTGAGAAACTGCACGCCGGTGTTCAGGAGCATCGCGACGCCCATCCCCAGCGATCGGATGCGTGTCGGCATGAGTTCCGTGAGGGCGAGCCAAACGCAAACCCCGGGGCCGACGGCGAAGAAGGCGATGAAGGAGCAAAGGGCGATGGTAATCCACAGGCCGGTGGATCCCTCGGGGATGGGGCCGAACTTAGCTCTCAGAATGGAGATCTTGCCGAGATCCTTGGTTTTGACTTCTTCGGT encodes the following:
- a CDS encoding GDSL-type esterase/lipase family protein, with protein sequence MNSAPQFAILLAALGFVVPWAAPAVSAAPLPPVPVQQGQWNGYAQQNFQIGGHAAYVVEPAVAAPGKPWLWRTSWPGYHFEVDLELVRCGYHLGYMDVVDLLGAEPSLDLMDKFYDQVRSQWGLAAKPALEPSSRGGLHAYRYAVRHPERVACILGDVPVMDFKSWPLKHPASKVTGWPQVMQGYGFKNDAAAMAFRGNPIDQLAAIARAKIPLRHTICLTDRVVPPEQNTLEAKRRLQKMGWDLEVVAVKESKDCEGHHFPFPEAFASARFVMTHADVQPARIGYFQLRHGLANSKAQFDTRKTGRVAFLGGSITFNPGWRDELMNYLQRKFTETKFEFISAGIPSVGSNGHAFRLEADVFKNGPVDLLFVEAAVNDGGNIKGKTELMLRSMEGVVRHARSANPQTDIVQMHFASAEALSDYSAGKVPEAIRQHEKVAAYYGCPSLDLAKECAARIKVGELTWARDFKGEVHPPPFGQRLYSNSMMRMLDAGYATTGVPKPHTTPGKPLDSASYAKGRYAKLEDAKLGKGFTLDPKWRPAKGNTRDGFVDVPALVASEPGSEFTCDFDGSAFGLFLAAGYDTCVLEFSVDGGAFRKFETWSAWSAGLHLPWPVMLVDGLIPAKHRIVVRTTADAKDRTALHVIHLLVN
- a CDS encoding DUF5107 domain-containing protein; this translates as MNTESPATALAQQIAAGTQDAMDGLHPEARHHVNGNPSSKGETNSLRVEPYLWLAASLGGENPQAIFCDRDADMPVTARESLSPELAATIGKDCGRRVLPYRMQDRYGRERTIRDFRSIVLENEHLKATFLPELGGRLISLFHKPTQRELLFKNPVFQPANLALRDAWFAGGIEWNIGQFGHAFHTCVPVFAAAIPGLDGERGLRLYDYERRKGLLWQIDFYLPPGAQFLYACTRVINPRHEETPMYWWTNVAVPESPDVRVLAPASDSVYVQYGRDGANIAYGQCDLPALPTVGDKDASYSTNHGFSNEFFYQCQNAEMPWQAALDGRGTGFAEASTQPLNIRKLFCWGMHQGGNRWKEFLSVPHQGYLEIQAGLAPTQQHTVPMPPHSEWNWTQAFGYLEADPVKIHGADWSAAWQAADAALKKKLHPEALDQMGAICAARVDSPPLEILSDGSGWAALELTRRLARGEPGFPAAFSFPESTLGMDQQRWLDLLETGMLPVQEPATPPGEWMIQPEWLAMLESSLETPANRHWFALLQLGIMKIEGGDEAGATAAWEESIRLQPSAWAWRNLGALAVRRGVPAESLSSYRNAWDLATAAGTPDISFALEYLTALHDAGEHGQAWAFYLALPAGLRQEGTVRLLAAKVAFALDNLTFVEVALDEDYASIREGARDLTDLWFGLQAKRLAASTGCRVDDDLLQQVKSTCTPPARIDFRGVE